A region from the Impatiens glandulifera unplaced genomic scaffold, dImpGla2.1, whole genome shotgun sequence genome encodes:
- the LOC124917345 gene encoding beta-amyrin 28-monooxygenase-like has product MYFFHASLVVLLCLIIPIILVKVLTHWNAVTRGKSSLPPGTSGWPFVGQTLEFLAAGWSGHPEKFIFDNIKKYRSLIFRSHLAGSPAAVFCGAAANKFVFSNENKLVQLWWPKTITKLIPSTSNFEESLKLNRMLNNFLTPKTLEPYIGFLDIIAQRHFASHWDNREQVTAFPLITSYSFALACRLLINVDDPELVEKLADPFEQVLRGTVSMPIDLPCTRYNRAIKASRFIINEFTTIVKQRKTDLEQGTYKSLTQDLLSHMLLTRDENFVTDYNIAEKIMGLIIGGDTVSSACSSIVKFLAKLPDVYERVYKGMDHDS; this is encoded by the coding sequence ATGTACTTCTTCCATGCCTCTCTTGTTGTTCTTCTCTGTTTGATCATCCCAATAATTTTGGTGAAAGTTTTAACTCATTGGAACGCGGTCACTCGAGGGAAGTCGTCGCTTCCCCCGGGCACATCGGGATGGCCTTTTGTTGGCCAAACCCTAGAGTTTTTGGCAGCTGGTTGGAGTGGCCATCCCGAGAAGTTCATATTCGATAACATTAAGAAGTATCGATCACTCATCTTTAGATCACACTTGGCTGGATCCCCAGCCGCCGTCTTCTGTGGGGCAGCTGCCAATAAGTTTGTATTCTCGAACGAAAATAAGCTTGTCCAATTGTGGTGGCCAAAAACAATCACCAAGTTAATACCTTCTACGTCCAATTTCGAAGAATCCCTTAAACTAAATAGGATGCTTAACAATTTCTTAACGCCAAAGACTCTAGAACCCTATATTGGCTTCTTGGATATAATCGCGCAACGACATTTTGCTTCTCATTGGGACAATAGGGAACAAGTCACCGCGTTTCCACTTATAACAAGCTACTCCTTCGCGTTGGCTTGTCGCTTGTTGATCAACGTTGATGATCCCGAGCTCGTTGAAAAGCTCGCAGATCCTTTCGAGCAAGTCTTGAGGGGGACTGTTTCGATGCCCATTGACTTGCCATGCACAAGGTATAACCGTGCCATCAAAGCATCCCGTTTCATCATTAACGAATTTACGACGATCGTAAAGCAAAGAAAGACCGATTTAGAACAAGGAACATATAAATCCCTTACGCAAGATTTACTATCACACATGTTGCTTACTAGAGATGAAAACTTTGTGACGGACTATAACATCGCGGAAAAGATCATGGGATTAATTATAGGCGGCGACACGGTGAGCTCGGCATGTTCTTCCATTGTCAAGTTCCTTGCCAAACTCCCGGATGTTTATGAAAGAGTTTATAAAGGTATGGATCATGATTCATGA